A window of the Brachybacterium sacelli genome harbors these coding sequences:
- a CDS encoding mannose-1-phosphate guanylyltransferase: MPQAPFVPVIPAGGAGARLWPLSRRAHPKFLLDLTGSGASLLQQTLARLGPLADRAPIVVTGVEHVEAVTAQVQSPVADAVPAPGTATSAATTDPRARILAEPSPRSSMPAIALAAALVEREEPDAVIGSFAADHLIGDQDAFAGAVTAARRAAELGYLVTLGIEPTRPATGFGYIEQGAAKTLAGSTAADRRGAEAALRAVGARPVARFVEKPDRARAERFLAAGTFSWNAGIFVVRARVLLDELAAQIPGLARGVRDIAAAHGTAEYDDVLERTWPRLTSIAIDHALAEPLAAAGKVALVPADFAWDDVGDFAALARQLREAPAAGTGAGGGPAAGDGRGDVQVLGAADVGALSSTATVYGATDRHIALVGVEGLSIVDTEDVLLVLADERAQELSRLVAGLDEQGLGHLR, encoded by the coding sequence ATGCCCCAGGCTCCCTTCGTCCCCGTGATCCCGGCAGGCGGCGCCGGCGCCCGACTGTGGCCGCTCTCACGCCGTGCGCATCCGAAGTTCCTGCTCGACCTCACCGGCTCCGGGGCGTCCCTGCTCCAGCAGACCCTGGCCCGCCTCGGCCCCCTCGCCGACCGGGCCCCGATCGTGGTCACCGGTGTCGAGCACGTCGAGGCGGTCACCGCCCAGGTCCAGTCCCCGGTCGCTGACGCCGTCCCCGCTCCCGGCACCGCCACCTCCGCCGCCACCACCGATCCTCGAGCGAGGATCCTCGCCGAGCCCTCACCGCGCAGCTCCATGCCGGCGATCGCCCTGGCCGCCGCACTCGTGGAGCGGGAGGAGCCCGACGCCGTGATCGGCTCCTTCGCCGCCGACCACCTGATCGGCGACCAGGACGCCTTCGCCGGCGCCGTCACCGCCGCCCGCCGTGCCGCCGAGCTCGGCTATCTGGTCACCCTCGGCATCGAGCCCACGCGCCCGGCGACCGGATTCGGCTACATCGAGCAGGGGGCGGCGAAGACGCTCGCGGGTTCGACCGCCGCCGACAGACGCGGCGCCGAGGCCGCGCTGCGGGCCGTCGGCGCCCGCCCGGTGGCCCGCTTCGTCGAGAAGCCCGACCGTGCGCGGGCCGAGCGGTTCCTGGCCGCGGGGACCTTCTCCTGGAACGCAGGCATCTTCGTGGTCCGGGCCCGCGTGCTGCTCGACGAGCTCGCCGCCCAGATCCCCGGCCTGGCCCGCGGGGTCCGGGACATCGCCGCCGCCCATGGCACGGCCGAATACGACGACGTGCTGGAGAGGACCTGGCCCCGCCTGACCAGCATCGCCATCGACCACGCCCTCGCTGAACCGCTCGCGGCAGCCGGAAAGGTCGCGCTGGTGCCCGCCGACTTCGCCTGGGACGACGTCGGCGACTTCGCCGCGCTCGCCCGCCAGCTGCGGGAGGCACCTGCTGCCGGGACCGGTGCGGGCGGCGGCCCCGCTGCGGGCGACGGCCGCGGCGATGTCCAGGTGCTGGGCGCGGCGGACGTCGGCGCTCTCTCCTCCACGGCGACGGTGTACGGTGCGACCGATCGCCACATCGCCCTGGTCGGGGTGGAGGGCCTCAGCATCGTCGATACCGAGGACGTCCTGCTGGTCCTCGCCGACGAGCGGGCCCAGGAGCTCTCCCGCCTCGTCGCCGGACTCGACGAGCAGGGGCTCGGTCACCTGCGCTGA
- the sdhC gene encoding succinate dehydrogenase, cytochrome b556 subunit, with translation MASAQSGTLYRGREGMWSWVAHRISGMLIFLFLLVHVLDTALVRVSPEAYNEVIGHYKTIVFGLGEVGLVGAILFHALNGLRIILVDFWSQGTARQRGLFWGVVVLWVVLMLGFVPRHLMHMFGA, from the coding sequence GTGGCATCAGCCCAATCCGGGACGCTCTATCGCGGTCGCGAGGGCATGTGGTCCTGGGTCGCCCACCGCATCTCGGGAATGCTCATCTTCCTGTTCCTCCTCGTGCATGTCCTGGACACCGCACTGGTGCGGGTCTCGCCCGAGGCGTACAACGAGGTGATCGGGCACTACAAGACCATCGTGTTCGGCCTCGGTGAGGTCGGCCTGGTCGGCGCGATCCTCTTCCACGCCCTCAACGGCCTGCGCATCATCCTGGTGGACTTCTGGTCCCAGGGCACCGCCCGGCAGCGTGGCCTGTTCTGGGGCGTCGTGGTCCTCTGGGTGGTCCTGATGCTCGGCTTCGTCCCCCGCCACCTCATGCACATGTTCGGAGCGTGA
- the sdhD gene encoding succinate dehydrogenase, hydrophobic membrane anchor protein has protein sequence MSAQSAPSIPDPSTRYRRTGQRGINSEMLSWLFMRISGVLLVILVFGHLFVNLWLGEGVKGIDFAFVGGKWASPFWQVWDLLMLWLGLIHGGNGVRTIVNDYARNPKLRLTLKGLLYFAVVVTIVLGTLVIFTFDPCPVGAEPSLLPSFCEG, from the coding sequence ATGAGCGCACAGTCCGCCCCCTCGATCCCTGACCCCAGCACCCGCTACCGCCGCACCGGCCAGCGGGGCATCAACTCCGAGATGCTGTCGTGGCTCTTCATGCGCATCTCCGGCGTCCTGCTCGTGATCCTCGTCTTCGGCCACCTGTTCGTGAACCTGTGGCTCGGCGAAGGCGTCAAGGGCATCGACTTCGCCTTCGTCGGCGGCAAGTGGGCCTCCCCGTTCTGGCAGGTCTGGGACCTGCTCATGCTCTGGCTCGGTCTGATCCACGGCGGCAACGGCGTCCGCACGATCGTCAACGACTACGCACGCAATCCGAAGCTGCGCCTGACCCTCAAGGGTCTGCTGTACTTCGCGGTGGTCGTCACCATCGTCCTGGGCACGCTCGTGATCTTCACCTTCGATCCGTGCCCCGTCGGCGCCGAGCCGAGCCTGCTGCCCTCCTTCTGCGAGGGCTGA